Proteins from one Candidatus Methylarchaceae archaeon HK02M2 genomic window:
- a CDS encoding universal stress protein, whose translation MEGYKKVLIAVNGKIDVLTEGLKSVKDEKCVVTVLKVVPSYEGDLSLVGVRNIEDVLNGDRDRLISEIEDVAKAKGAVVTTRVEEGDIQEKIVEVAEEEKSDMIIMGDGKQSLVKKVLGMNVTEKVVSQAPCPVVKVKV comes from the coding sequence ATGGAAGGTTACAAAAAAGTGCTCATCGCAGTTAATGGGAAAATCGATGTCCTCACTGAAGGTTTGAAATCAGTCAAGGATGAAAAATGCGTAGTAACAGTTTTAAAGGTTGTACCTTCCTATGAAGGAGATCTCAGCCTAGTAGGTGTTAGAAATATTGAAGATGTATTGAACGGTGACAGAGATCGACTCATATCTGAAATTGAAGATGTCGCAAAGGCTAAGGGTGCTGTGGTAACAACAAGAGTCGAAGAAGGAGATATCCAAGAAAAGATTGTCGAAGTGGCTGAAGAAGAAAAAAGCGATATGATCATAATGGGAGATGGGAAACAGAGTCTTGTCAAAAAAGTTCTTGGTATGAATGTTACAGAAAAGGTTGTTAGCCAGGCTCCCTGTCCTGTAGTTAAAGTTAAAGTTTAA